From Zonotrichia leucophrys gambelii isolate GWCS_2022_RI chromosome 19, RI_Zleu_2.0, whole genome shotgun sequence:
AGAGTGATACAAGgcacctttttttaaaaagttgatttttttccacagtcaTAACCTTCGTATAATTTGCATCTTGGAGTTTTGCCAGTCTCATCCCTGTTACCAGCGTGTTCAGGCAAGGAATAAAGGGCTGTGAAATGTTGGTCTGTGCAAAGCTGCTGATGTttgaaaaaataacagaagttGTTTTTCTGGTGATGCTGCAGAAATTACTCCCACCTGGGGTCCTCCAACCGCGCCTTTGTGCGCTGGCTCCCAGCCGTGTACGAAGATGGAGTGTCTGTTCCCAGAGGGGCAAGTGAAGGAAAGCGCTACAATGGATTCCTGCTCCCGCTGGTGAGAGTTGTTATCCTAATCCAGCCATGAGGAAGGACACTGCCCTCAGTGCACCCATCAGGAAGGAAGCAGTGGCAATATCTGAAGTGTAAATTGCTTGATCTTAGGCAGCTTTTCCACAACTGAGTTATTGCTcaggttaatattttttgttggaGACAGACATGAGAAAAAGGTTATGGATGCTTTTCTAAGCAGTCTCCAAAGTGTACATCCCAAGGattgctgcagccagtgctcaAGGACACCAGGTTTGTATAAAAAACAAGGCTTGGGAGTTCCTCAGCCATGTCCTTGACTTTCTGGTGTTCACAAACAAGTTTCAGCTGGAACAGGCTTTCCATGAAGCCAGGTTTGGCTGAAGGACTGTGTAGTCTACTTTTACACCTGATTGGATGGAGCTGAGGAATGACATGGAGCTGTGTAATGCCATAACTCTTAGTAATTTATCTAAAATAATCTTGTACATAATCTACCACTACCTGAAAGGACCAGTTGTgggttggcctcttctccaAGGGAGCAAGTGACAAGACAAGAGGAAATAGCTTCAAACTGTACTAGCTGAGGTTtagaatattaggaaaaatgtgTCCAATGACGTAATGGTTAAGCATTGGAGCAGGATTTCCAGGGCAGTGGAGGAGTCAATCCCTGAAGGTGTTCAAAAACGGGTAGACGTGGCAATTCTCAATATGGTTTAGAGGGAGTGAGGATAATCGGTCAAAGgttgatgatctcagaggtcttttctgaccttcatgattctgtgattctaagatGTCTCAGTGGGAGTTCAAGTGAGAGGCAACCCCTCCACCGTGGCAGAGACagtcatattttcattttggtttccTGCAGGTTCGAAAAGTATCCAATGAAATTGCTCACACGGCCAACGAGAACATCACTGCAGACCGGCAGCTCTCGCTGGTCTTCATGCAATGGGGCCAGTGGGTCAACCACGACATAGACTTGGCCCCTGCCAGTGGGGAAGgagccagcctggagctccagTGCCACACCAGCTGTGCCTTCAAGCCCCCCTGCTTCCCCATTAAGGTACCCTGActctcacctgtgccaccctctCTTACAGCAGCAAAAATGAAACCACAGGGCTTTCTGAGGCATCACTTGGCTTGTTCGCTTTAGTTCCCCCCTGACGACCCGCGGGCGCTGAGCCCCGACACCTGCATGCCATTCGTGCAGTCAGCCTCCGCGTGCAGCCCCGGCGCATTCCGGCGGGAGCAGCTCAACGCCGCCACGTCCTTCATCGACGCCAGCACCGTGTACGGCAGCGATGACGCCCTGGCCAGGAGTCTGAGGAACctcagcagccagctgggccTCATGGCCGTGAACCAGCTCTTCTGGGATgcggggctggagctgctgcccttcgAGAACACGACGCACAGCGTTTGTGCGCTCACCAACAGGAGCGCCAACATCCCCTGCTTTAAAGCAGGTAAGGTACAGCTGGGGGGTTTCAGTGGGTCATGATGTTATGAATATGAACAAGACCAAAGTTTCTCCAGAGAATGAGGTTCTCGTTTATTAAAATAGCTACAAGGAATGGAGTGCCCAGGATAAGCCCAGGCACCCACACAGCGAGCCAAAAACCAAACAGTGCGTCTGTCCCCAAGTGCACTGGGTTCTCCCAAACAAAAAGTATCCAAAAAGAAGAACTCTAACCCAACTGAATGCCCCACATTTATAGTCCCCCTCGAGTCCAGGATTGGTGCATTTTGGATCCTCATGATGATTGGTCCATTTCCAGGCTTCTCATTGGTCTTTATCGCCTTTCATTTTGGACCAGTCGTTTCTGCAGGGCTTCAAATGATTGGTCAGATCTTCCATCCAATCTCTCTTCAACCTTGCCTTGCCCCGTCAGACCCATTTCACCAAACCCTGGACCCTTCTGGCACATTCTAATAAGCTCCCCCCGCCTTTAAcataatacaaataatataattaataaaatataattgaaCTATATCATATTTTAACTTAACTTTTACCTATAACAATGAAGTCAAAAAGGGACAAGTATCTCTGTGTGGGAtccttgtaggtcccttccaacagaggatattctgtgattctgtgatatttgaATGAGGCACTTCAAGACATGACTACGAAAGGGAATCCTCCTCccagttagaaaaaaaaaataatcaagcaACAATCgattaataaacataaatattattttaacttcccaaaaaattataacaatttgTTCTTCCTTTATAAAGTCTTTTCAAATGCATGAGAAATTTTCAATAGAATAGCCACCAGTGTTTAAAACTTCTCTGAAACTTTTTTCATCTACCTAGAATTCACCATTCACTTGAATGCCAATTGTCAGGTTGTCAGTGCTGACTGAgaaagctggggctgttcagcctggagaagagtgGGTTGTGTGGAGACCTCACAGCACTCTCCTGGATCTGGAGGGACTACAGGgagcctggagagggactgCATTAGAAACTGTAGTGGGAGGACAAGGGGGTATGGCTTCACATTGGAAGAGAATAGATTAAATTAGATatacagaagaaattcttccctgtgagggtggtgaagccTTGGCAAAGGTTGCCCAGAGcatctgtggctgccccatccctggaagtgtccagggtGAGGCtgaatggggcttggagcaacctggggtagtggaaggttgaaatgggatgggctttaaagtcccttccattctgtgattctgtgattcagtttTCAACCCAATCAAAACTAACAGTTAAACACTCTTAAGAAATctagttaattaattaattaactaacCCACTCTACATCAGAAGAAAAGTCTAGACTagtatgaaattaaaaaaaaactaaagacAAACACAGAACTTATTCAAATTTGAAGTGATCCATCACAggaataacatttaaaaaaaacattataAATGTGAAGCTTGCAAAGTCAATCATAAGGGTACAGAGTGTTCTCATTTCCTCATTCTCTGCCTGTGAGAAGGGCTCCTTGCTGAGTGAGGAGATGCTCAGTACTTCTTCCATCATCTCACTGAGGGTCTTCAGTGAGTGCCCTCCAGTTTTCATAGAATACAGAAGGGTTTGACATGGAAGAGAACTTAAAGACCATCCTGTTCCACCTCCTGTCATaggcagggaccccttccactaccccaggttgctccaagccccatccagcctggccttgtgcacctccagggatggggcagacaCAGCATTATTGCCAGAAACATCATCACTTTTTACTTGACTGTACTAACACAAAAACTTGCTTCTGAAATTGAAAGCAATGTACaaaattcataaaatattttccttttaggtGACAAACGGGTGACAGAAAACCTGGGACTCTCTGCAATGCACACTCTCTTTGTCCGAGAGCACAATCGCCTGGCTAGGGAGCTGAGGAAATTAAATCCtcactgggatggggaaaagcTTTACCAGGAGAGTCGAAAGATTGTGATTGCCATAAACCAGGTACTGATTACTCTTAACTGTTTATCATCCTACTCTTAACTGTTTATCATCCACAAACttagaaatgttttttccaTCAGGCAAAAGGATGAAAGTGTTTTGCCAAATGAGTGGAGTTAATTGTGGAAGCTGGAAACTGTGAATGAGGATAGTCCATCTGAGACAGCATGGATATCCAGAGCTTTTTTATGAGCCATGCTACTGATCTatcaattatttattatattaatgcataaattaattattaggtaaaataatttcacattttaaaataatgtctaTCCATTATGCCAAACTTATTCCATTGCTacagctctttttttctgaagattttaATGAATTCTGCTGCAGAGAATCCACGTTCATTCTCTGCACTTGACTTCTGAtcccatttctgctgcagctgctggtaaCTTGCTGTGCTCTTGTGGTTTCTCAGATCATAACATACAGAGATTACCTCCCACTCCTGCTGGCTGAGGAGACCAGCAGGTGGATCCCTTTGTACAGTGGTTACAATGAAAAGGTGGATCCAAGGGCCTCAAATGTTTTCTCCCTGGCTTTCCGATTTGGCCACACCTCGGTGCAGCCTTTTGTGTCCCGTTTGAATGAGAGCTTTCAGCCTTTGTGCTCCTCCTCCCACGTCCCTCTGCATTTGACCTTCTGTGCTCCATGGAGAATCGTAATGGAAGGTAAGAACATGGAGTAGTGGTCCTGGTCTGGTCCTGGGGTGGAGATCAGCTGGTCAGGaacacagaattacagaatcccagaatcacttaggttggaaaagatttacaagaccatcaagtccaacctgtgacccccgccttgtcacccagcccagaaTCCTGAGCAGCATGTTCAGTCATTCCTTGGACAGCTCAGCAAGACACGACAGTGGAGTGTTTGACATCAGCTCAGATGGtacagctgctcctgtgctccaggaggGAGGAGATTCCCTGTGCCAAATGTCCATTCACCAAAGTGGATGCCAATCAAAGCTCTTATATTCCTCTGTAACCAGGAGACATGGACAGAGGGTGATGCATCCAGTTTAACTGAACTAAAGCAGCATCATTCCTTCCTAGAGGTGCCCATCCCTCTTCCTCGCTCTAACTGGAGTTATGGGGTCCTGCTATTACACAGCTGAGATCTCCAGATAAGTCTTTCTGAGGAAGACTGAGATCTCTTCCAAAATGGGTTAACTAGTCATGGGAAATATAATTAACAGTAGTGCAGCcaattttcctggttttgctcATACTGTCTCCTTAATTGCTATGAAAAATATGTCAGACACTAATTAATGCTATCACTACATTTAATGTTCTAATAAATGTCTGTCAATTAATAGTGAATTACAAGCAAAATTCATtgcaaaacccaaaaccttggACAGACTCAAGCACCAGAACATAATGGAGCCTGGCAGGCTGAGGAGCAGACTTGGAAAGGGACTGGTGGATGGCAAGTGGATTTAGGAGTGTGGAAGGAAAAGCTAAGGGATGGGGAGGGATAAGGAATTTAGTTCCTATGCGAGGCTTTATTTACTGGCACCTGCAGACATGCACATGTTCATACAGGTAGCCCtgtgagggtgcccagagcagctgtggctgccccagcgctggcagtgtccagggccagactggacagggctgggagcagccaagctgggacagtgggaggtgtccctgcccatggcacgggTGGAATGAGaggggctttaaggtcctttccaacccaaaccactctgtgattctatgattctgtgattccatatACACATggtgaaatgaaaatatgaagaCGAAAACCCCACCCAGCCCATAGTAGACTGTTTCAGCTGCATGAAAGGGATCATCAAAGCTGCACCTTGGCACAAAAAATCTTTCCTTGCTTTGAAATGGCTGCAGGAGGCATCGACCCCCTGATCCGAGGCATGGTTGTGGACCATGCAAAACTGATGAAACAGAACCAGCTGCTCATTGAGGAGCTCCAGAACCACCTCTTTGAACAGACAGAGGTGATGGGTCTGGATCTAGGAGCCATGAACATGCAACGGGGAAGAGACCATGGCCTTCCAGGTAAGGAGACACAAGTCCACACCTCCTGTAAATGagaccttttttccttcttctgcttATTCCATGAATGAATTAAGCTTTTTCTATACTAATGGGAAGAACCAGTACCTTGATTTGAGGGTGAAGGATGCACAGACAGTCAAGCTCAGGAAATAAGAGGTTTCTGTATGataaaaatctttttgtgaGACATACGACAAGGACAAAAGGCTTAGAAATCAAAGATGATATTGGGGATAATGTAAGAAAGTGGGTGAGAGACTGAAGGTAGAGACACAAGTGACCAAATTAGGCTTTCACATGGACTTGGACACCTGCCCTGTGATTTGTTCTTTGCCCACAATCTTGTCTTGTGTCCCAGACAAGCCAGAGTCCTGAGCAGAAGTGACTTGCACCCACAGGTGGGACTGCCCCAGGTGCTAGAGAAGAACAGGTGCTTTTGTATTAAACACAAccaaatttcctcttttctaaGAATTTGATCCTAGAAATTTTGCCTCCCAAAGCTGCAAGGACTGATATGTTCACCTGTAGCAGTAGAAAGATTTAACCAACAGGATGAGGTGTAGTCACAAAGATGACTCAAACTGTTTGTTGAGTGTACAtatgagaaaatatttgaaaatgtgaCATTTGTTGGGACTGCCCATGCAATAGCGCCTTCCAGATCCTTTAATACAATGAGAAGAAGCAGGCAGTTCTCATGGGCCAAGAAAGGTGCTTTTGGAGGTGTGGTGGCGAGTCCTGGtcatctgctgctcctgcttttgcaGGTTACAATGCCTGGAGGGGCTTCTGTGGGCTCTCCCAACCCCAAACTGTAGAAGAACTATCTGAGGTACTGGGCAATCCCAAACTGGCCAAGAAGTTCATGAATGTGTATGGGACACCGTACAATATTGACCTGTGGATTGGGGCAGTTGCAGAGCCCGTGGTTCCCCAGGGCAGAGTTGGGCCCCTCCTGTCCTGCATTATTGGCACCCAGTTCAGGAACCTGCGAgatggggacaggtgagagataCATTCCTGTGGCATTTTTTAGGGGGTAAATGCTGACATTTCCTGTGACACACTAATCCAACCCATTACAGCACTCCAGTGagtgctcccagccaggctcatCCCTTAATTTCAGCCCAGTTGCCAAAGGATGTTTTTGTCAGCCTGTTTCTCTAGATTCATGTAGCTGGGGAGTACCAGCTCCAGATCATGAGGGATCTGCTGTGGCCTCTGCCTGAGGTGTCTTTTGCTCTCAGGGCATaaatccctgcatcccagcagtCTGGTGATGCTGTGTGGAAGAGGCAAGCTCTCTGTACTGGCAGAACCCAGATCTGGCCACACTGAAGACACCTCTTTCTAAAGGGGTGTTCCCAGGGAAGGTGGATTAAGGACCATTCAGACTCACCTTGGTCAGGTTCTCAGCAAGTAACCAGAGATTATAAACTGCTTCTGAAAATTTCATTGCAGATTCTGGTGGGAAAACCCAGGAGTTTTCACTCCACAACAGTTGCAAGCATTGAGAAAAATCTCAGTGTCAAGGGTGATCTGTGACAATACTCATATCAAAAAGATACCCAGGGATGTGTTCAAGATCAACACTTATCCTGAGGACTTCACTGATTGCCAAGGGATTGATGTGCTTGACCTCTCATCCTGGAAAGAGGAGCCTGAGAGTGCCACAAAAGGTACCAGTGGTCTAAGATCtgtcaaaaataataaatgcactATTAGGTCTTTTCCACAcataaaaaattgaaagaattaAGATTTCCACAGTAATTCTACCCCCAAAAGACGATGACTGTCCGTTTAGCTGCACTCAGACAGCACTGGAGGCAGAGGTGATGTTAACTGGGTTTCCAGGCAATCCATCACTTTCATCATACCTTATTCCCTGCCTCTTCCTTTCAAGCAGATGGGAAATCCCTCAAAATCCAGACTGTTCTGGACCTTGGGAATGTGTCCTCTAAAGACCTTATTTCATAGTCTTTTCTGACAGGAAAGGTGTTGATGAAAAAGCAACTAGAATTAGCCAACCTGCTCCAAAGTCTTACTGTGCTGCTCCaagctcctgctctgtcctcATCTTCCCCAAAATTTTAAATCAGTTTAAGGTATATCTGGAGTAGTTTTGATACTGTATGGCCTCACACACCAATAGCTGAACAAACCTGATCAAAGGTGTGCCACAGTAATACAATGTCTTGGTCAGAGATGTGTACACTCAGGGTTCTACTAAAACACTTTTGACTATGGGTCTCCCAACTGAAATGATGTGGGAAAACAGAGGCTTGAAGAATGGACTGGACTAGAttggattatttttccttctgaaaaccCATTTATAGAGGATCACAATACCTAGGGATCACCTACACTATCCTTCTGCAAGGCACAGACAACAAAGCATCTCCATGCAGTTCCTGCATTGAGTTTGAGCAACTATTTGAGGGAAACACTGTTGTTTAAGACAGATATTTGCACTTAAAGGCTAAATTATGGTGGCTTCACCTCATTCTTTAGGACCTGAGTCCAGCTTACCTTCTCTCTATACAACAGaggttttttcatttctttttttatcataTTTTTATGGTCACTAAAatgtgctgagctgcctcccgTGGCTCTTTTCTCATCAGGGTTGGGGGAAGTCAAAGTGTTTGTGTAACCCAGAGAGAGTTAAATTCCAGGGCTAAAAGCAGTTGTTAGAAGTTGAACCTTTTGAAATGTCAAgtaattttccccaaaccacTCATTCTAAGGCTGGAAGGACCACGAGGTCTCAGAGGTGCAAGGATACAGGGATgagaaaaaggtggaaaaaaccagTGTATCCAGGAAAGACTTTGTGCCTCTCAGCagctttttcttgctttatttttcttgctttttattttcttgctttatttttcttgtagtTTCTAATCCTACTCATCAGACCAGCGTTGGAAACCCCTAATGgtggcactgagctgctcctgggaaacTCCTGCCTGGACATCAGctccagtggctgctgctgactGAACATCTGCACATGGTTTCCCAGAAGGAAGCTCAAGACTATgtattctgttttatttcctgtaacgtgattgtttaaaaaatatcatttctttgaaaagaaacttcCAGTAATGTAAGTCTTCAGATGAAAGGgcaatgatattttattttctgatgccCTAATGAATTGATCAGAGGCTTTCTGACTCTCTAAAAGTGTAATTATGACAAGATTTATTACTTCCCATCCTGAATGGCTGTCAAACCTGCAGGCTGGCATGCTTGCATTGCAAAATCAAACTCCTTATCCTTTTACCTGCTCAGAAATTAGTACATTCATGTAATCTTCACCAAAACTTTCTCAATCTCCTGGTTTTGCACAAGAGAAGGAGCTGTTTAGGCTGCTTCTAATCAGCAGTGAGATTTCAGCCTTTGAAGTCACTGAAGCATGGCAGGTGCATCTTGAAGCTTTGAAACAAGTTTTATTAAAATCCTACAGTGAATCTGTGTGGTTTGGGTATTCTGGGCAGTAATAAAACACATCTTTGTGCACTCACCTGCAGTTGGCATCAatgacaggctggggacagaggggttgGAAATCCTTCTATCAGAAAAGGGCCTGGGGGAGCTGGTTGACAGTGGCTGAACAAGATCCCAAGTGTGTCCAGGTGGGCAAGAGCCGAATGgcacctgagctgtgccagaCACACTGTGACCAGCATAACCAGGGCAGTGCCTGTCCCCATCTGCTGGCGCTGCTGAGACCTCACCTCAAATCCTGCGTTCAGTTTTGGGCCTCTCACTGCAGAGAGaacattgaggggctggaggtgtccagggaaaggaatggagctgggaagggtctggagccccaggagaggctgagggagctgggcaggggctcagcctggagcaaaggaggctcagggggcccttgtggctctgcacagctcctgacaggaggggacagccgggggggtcgggctgtgctccagggaacagggacaggagcagagggaacggcctcaggctgggccagggcagctcaggggggacagcagcaggaatttccccatgggaagggggctcagcactggcacagctgcccagggaggtttggagtgcccatccctggaggtgcccaaggaagggctggaggtggcactcggtgctctgggctggttgAGAAGGTGAGGATCAGTCACAGGTTTGACTCCATTGATcctagagggcttttccaaccttaatgattctgtgaatatgTGTGGGATTCTGTGTAAGTCAGACCTGTGACCAAAACAGTCTTTGGCTATGGTTCATAGCAGCACAAAAAAGCAAATCACATCGTGGCTGGTGGGCATCCTCTGACAGAGAAGACAGAAGGCTGGACTCAGaaatcaggagctgcagctcccagtaTGTGTTTGAAAGATATAAAGGTTGTGCTAAAAATCATGAGGTTATCATAGAATCatcacagaattgcagaatcagtaaggctggaaaagcactccaagatcattgagtctattaactcagcacagccaggtcaacagctaaaccatgtccctaagcaccAGATACACGCatcttttgaacacttccagggaacaGTTTTTTGAACAGTTCCATCTGGGTATAGCAAGGATATTAGGCAGCATACTCCTGCAATTTGCCTCTGGTTTCTGAGCCCCCAGGCATGTCCCTCTTGCACTTTGAAGATGTGCTCAGCCCTGAAAGCAAAATCTTCCACAGCTTAAAAGGAAAGCTAAATATGCCAAAGAAACCACCAAGCCCTGTAGACACATGTAAGGTCTTTAATTCCCCTCTCCCAAAGCTGCCTTGGTTCCTGTCTCTCATGGCAGAGGTACCTCTCAAATCCTCCCcatggaagaggaagaaaacagcacCATCTCCTGAGTGTATTCCAGGGCAATGTGGGCAACCCTCATACCCCAGAACAGCCACTTCCCAGGCAGCATGGTCACAGGCTTGGGATCAGTGCCTCCACCTTGTTGGATCTGAACAGGGAAAGGTGGTTATAAGCAGGCAGCAGTGATGACAGGaagggcccagctctgcctggggtcCAGCTGGTGGGACATTCTCAGCAATATGATTACACAGAAATGTCCAGCTGTCCATTGTGTGTCTGTCTCGCTGGGTGGCAGCGAGAGTGGTGTTCTCTAGGAGGAACTAAGAACATCCCCGTTGGAAGCTTCTCTTCTTGATGAAGAAGGCTCTTCTTTACCTGTCTCTGGTTTTTCAGTGTTGCAATCCACAATTGTCTCTGCTGCCAGACCTTCCTGTGGTTGTCATGGCCTCCCCTCCACTGCggcacacacagctggagctggaagatGGGATTGCTAATGGGAAGCTCCATTGGTCATTCCCGATATGCCCTGGTAGGCAGAGAGCATGGAGTCACGGACCTGCTCCGTCAGCTTGGGAACATCGTCTGGGCCCAGGCCCAGAGTCTCCACTTCGGGCAGGATCTGGATGATCATCTTGCCTGGAAGAACatgagatggagaaaaaaaccccccatgAGTGGTATGGAAGAGCCAGAGGCAGTACAGCAGGAGGTTGGTGCCAACCAAGGAAATGCTCTCATTCCCACCCCAGTGGTGTGGGAGCCCAGTCACATCCCAAATGTACACAGCAAAAACCCAACCTGGGCTTTTCCCATCCACTGAGAGCATATGAATCATAAATATGGAAAGAGGTGAATCTCTCCTCCAACACAATGCAATATAGGATGGGTTTCATATAGGATAGGTTTTCACAGTGGTAAGGTCACAGGATCTGTCTAGATCATGGGCAAAGAGAAGATGTTTAATACAACACATCCAAACTGGCTGTGCTCTATGTATACCAAATCTTGCATGGTCCCTCCTTCTAGAAACACACTTTGGGATGAGAGAAATTGTGGCCAGGATTCCGTGGCATGTTAGATTTCTCTGGGGAAGCACCTAAGCAATGGACTGGTGTAAACTGGAACATACTGGGGAGCTGCCATCATGCTCTTCTGTTCTGGCACCAAGAGTTCCCATTTTGGGCCAGTGGAGACAAGACAGTGCCTGCACAGACAGGAAACTGGGGATCTGGGGAGAGCCTATGATGTTTTAGAATGTTTTTGCATGGCTAACACGTGTGCCTGGAAAGAGATCCAGCAGTCCTGTCAGCAGAACTGTGGGAAGGAGGCAAAACAAGCGTAGAGAActtcacaaaagaaaacagtttgtcatgttggatggggcttggagcaatctggtctagtggaagatggTAAGGTGTGGAATGAAGTGAGCttcaagtcccttccaacctaaacccttttgtgattccatgattctgtgttACCTGCCTGCACACCTTAcacccaaagccaggctggtaTGTCACTTCACTTGCTCCTACTAAAAGATCAGAGTGATGACAAGGCTGTGCTGCAAATTCAGGTCTATTGGGAACAGACTGCCAGCAAGCACCAGACACGTTCCATGAATGACAGTGTccaacacaggcacagagccAGACTTTCAGTGCAGCCAGAGCACTGCCGACACGGGGAGCTGCTCGGCTTGCAGGAATCTTGACCACCATCTTCAGAATCAGCTCTGGCAAAACTTCCAGATGGGGGAAGTGGAAAAGTACAAGGATTCTTTCTTCAGCAGTTCAGGTCCTGACTGTTTAACAGCCATTTGGAAAACGGCTCAGAGATCTGCTGAGCATGGAATTAGCTAACCATGAATTCCCAGGGTGACTGAAGTTGTATAGAGGCAAATATACATGTGACTGCAGAAAGTCTTTCTTAAATAGCTCAGGGAATTCTtggaa
This genomic window contains:
- the LOC135455714 gene encoding myeloperoxidase-like; amino-acid sequence: MISKGTGCDYQTRSIKCPERDFYRTITGECNNRNYSHLGSSNRAFVRWLPAVYEDGVSVPRGASEGKRYNGFLLPLVRKVSNEIAHTANENITADRQLSLVFMQWGQWVNHDIDLAPASGEGASLELQCHTSCAFKPPCFPIKFPPDDPRALSPDTCMPFVQSASACSPGAFRREQLNAATSFIDASTVYGSDDALARSLRNLSSQLGLMAVNQLFWDAGLELLPFENTTHSVCALTNRSANIPCFKAGDKRVTENLGLSAMHTLFVREHNRLARELRKLNPHWDGEKLYQESRKIVIAINQIITYRDYLPLLLAEETSRWIPLYSGYNEKVDPRASNVFSLAFRFGHTSVQPFVSRLNESFQPLCSSSHVPLHLTFCAPWRIVMEGGIDPLIRGMVVDHAKLMKQNQLLIEELQNHLFEQTEVMGLDLGAMNMQRGRDHGLPGYNAWRGFCGLSQPQTVEELSEVLGNPKLAKKFMNVYGTPYNIDLWIGAVAEPVVPQGRVGPLLSCIIGTQFRNLRDGDRFWWENPGVFTPQQLQALRKISVSRVICDNTHIKKIPRDVFKINTYPEDFTDCQGIDVLDLSSWKEEPESATKVSNPTHQTSVGNP